The Pyrococcus kukulkanii genome contains a region encoding:
- a CDS encoding 2-oxoglutarate ferredoxin oxidoreductase subunit delta, producing MANVEGSTQVTKEEYLVIGKAKNVEISVDTFLCKGCGICVEMCPRKVFEWSKELSEKGVHYPIPVHAEKCVRCKLCELLCPDFAIAVRW from the coding sequence GAAGGTTCGACCCAGGTTACTAAGGAGGAGTATCTTGTCATAGGGAAGGCAAAGAACGTTGAGATAAGTGTCGACACTTTTCTCTGCAAGGGCTGCGGAATATGCGTTGAGATGTGCCCCAGGAAAGTTTTCGAGTGGAGCAAGGAGCTCAGCGAGAAGGGAGTGCACTACCCAATTCCGGTTCATGCCGAGAAGTGCGTAAGGTGTAAGCTTTGCGAGCTATTATGCCCAGACTTCGCGATAGCGGTAAGGTGGTAG
- a CDS encoding 2-oxoacid:acceptor oxidoreductase subunit alpha, which yields MIIRGDEPEQKELLRKLYKPGNYFMMGDEAVAYGAIFAGCRFYAGYPITPSSEIAETMARELPKVGGYYLQMEDEIASIAAMIGASWTGFKVMTATSGPGFSLMQENLGYAVMTETPIVLVDVQRSGPSTGQATKGAQGDFFQARWGTHGDHPIVALSPISVEDAFWETIRAFNIAERLRTPVVVLFDGILGHTREQIRIPDPDEVEITYRKLPQNEEEAKLPFGDPHGDGVPPMPLFGHGYFTHVTGSTHKENGLRDVYTPEVHDRLVRRIHRKIEKNREVYEKYEEYHTDDAEILVVSWGVSARPSLGAVLRAREEGINVGLFVPKTVHPFPGERMRELGKKVRAILVPEMNLGQMILEVQRFVNDDVILKGVNKIGGVPLTVEEILREIRGVA from the coding sequence ATGATAATTAGGGGCGATGAGCCCGAGCAAAAGGAATTGTTGAGGAAGCTCTACAAGCCTGGCAATTACTTCATGATGGGGGATGAAGCTGTAGCCTACGGTGCGATCTTCGCTGGCTGTAGGTTCTACGCCGGCTATCCAATAACCCCCTCGAGCGAGATAGCTGAAACCATGGCCAGAGAGCTACCTAAAGTTGGGGGTTACTACCTTCAGATGGAGGACGAGATTGCGAGCATTGCCGCGATGATAGGTGCCTCTTGGACGGGCTTTAAAGTCATGACGGCTACTTCAGGCCCGGGATTCAGCTTAATGCAGGAAAACTTAGGTTACGCTGTAATGACGGAAACTCCCATCGTTTTAGTGGATGTCCAGAGGAGTGGGCCATCCACGGGTCAAGCAACGAAGGGTGCCCAGGGAGACTTCTTCCAGGCAAGATGGGGCACTCATGGTGATCATCCTATCGTTGCTCTCTCTCCTATAAGCGTTGAGGATGCTTTCTGGGAAACGATAAGGGCATTTAACATTGCCGAGAGGCTTAGAACTCCAGTAGTTGTTTTGTTCGATGGAATACTAGGCCATACAAGGGAGCAGATAAGGATTCCCGATCCCGATGAGGTAGAAATAACTTACAGGAAGTTGCCTCAGAACGAGGAGGAGGCGAAGCTTCCCTTTGGAGATCCTCACGGCGATGGAGTACCGCCAATGCCCCTCTTCGGCCACGGCTACTTCACCCACGTTACAGGTTCGACCCACAAGGAGAACGGCCTCAGGGACGTCTACACTCCCGAGGTTCACGACAGACTTGTAAGGAGGATTCACAGGAAGATAGAGAAGAACAGGGAAGTATATGAGAAGTACGAGGAATACCATACTGACGATGCAGAAATATTGGTGGTGAGCTGGGGAGTTTCGGCTAGGCCCTCCCTGGGAGCAGTTTTGAGGGCCAGGGAAGAGGGGATAAATGTGGGCTTATTCGTGCCTAAGACTGTCCATCCCTTCCCCGGGGAGAGGATGAGGGAACTTGGGAAGAAGGTGAGGGCAATCCTCGTCCCCGAGATGAACCTTGGCCAGATGATCCTTGAAGTTCAGAGGTTCGTTAATGATGATGTAATCCTAAAGGGAGTTAATAAGATCGGAGGGGTTCCACTAACTGTTGAGGAGATTTTGAGAGAGATTAGGGGTGTTGCTTGA
- a CDS encoding 2-oxoacid:ferredoxin oxidoreductase subunit beta produces MVKIYSKYPMVKYLRQEALPTALCPGCGGGTVLNAFANAIDQLKIDPKDLVVVSGIGCSAWIASPYFLADTLHTTHGRAIAFATGVKVGLPDKYVVVISGDGDLASIGGNHLIHAARRNIDITVILVNNFIYGMTGGQVAPTTPFGAITTTTPYRNVEHPLKIAETVAAAGASYVARWTTAHVYQLIESIKKALTTKGFSLVEVISQCPVQFGRRNRMKEPAEMLRWFLKNSVPISKAKKMSEEELEGKFVIGEFVHRKRPEFTEELNKLIEEVQEHFGLKGGDDV; encoded by the coding sequence ATGGTTAAGATTTATTCTAAGTACCCAATGGTCAAGTACCTAAGGCAAGAGGCCTTGCCTACTGCTCTATGTCCCGGGTGTGGTGGAGGTACTGTATTAAACGCCTTTGCCAATGCTATTGATCAGCTCAAGATAGATCCTAAGGATCTAGTGGTTGTGAGTGGTATAGGCTGTTCAGCTTGGATAGCCTCACCTTACTTCCTGGCTGATACCCTCCACACAACTCACGGGAGGGCAATAGCCTTTGCCACCGGCGTCAAGGTTGGATTGCCTGATAAGTATGTGGTAGTGATAAGCGGTGACGGTGATCTGGCGAGCATAGGGGGGAATCACTTAATTCACGCGGCGAGGAGGAACATTGATATAACCGTAATCTTGGTCAACAACTTCATCTACGGAATGACCGGTGGTCAAGTGGCCCCTACAACGCCTTTTGGGGCTATAACAACCACAACACCATACAGGAACGTTGAGCATCCGCTGAAGATAGCTGAAACTGTCGCCGCTGCAGGAGCAAGCTACGTTGCGAGGTGGACTACCGCTCACGTCTACCAGCTCATAGAAAGCATAAAGAAGGCCCTAACGACAAAGGGCTTCTCCCTGGTTGAGGTAATCTCCCAGTGTCCAGTTCAGTTCGGAAGGAGGAACAGGATGAAGGAGCCTGCTGAGATGCTTCGCTGGTTCTTGAAGAATTCCGTCCCGATAAGCAAGGCAAAGAAGATGAGCGAGGAGGAGCTTGAAGGCAAGTTCGTAATCGGCGAATTCGTCCACAGAAAGAGGCCTGAGTTTACGGAGGAGCTCAATAAGCTGATCGAGGAGGTTCAAGAACACTTTGGGCTTAAGGGTGGAGATGATGTTTGA
- a CDS encoding nucleotidyltransferase family protein yields MGLRVEMMFEVVGKKVKEAFGDRVKEVIVFGSRARGDAKPESDLDVLVVLDKIEPKDWDRAGELSAELTLELGISVMIVLHTRKDSLYETAVKEGIVV; encoded by the coding sequence TTGGGCTTAAGGGTGGAGATGATGTTTGAGGTCGTTGGGAAGAAGGTAAAGGAAGCCTTTGGGGACAGGGTGAAGGAGGTCATAGTCTTCGGCTCCCGGGCGAGGGGTGACGCTAAACCCGAGAGCGACCTCGACGTCCTCGTGGTGCTCGATAAGATAGAGCCTAAGGACTGGGATAGGGCAGGAGAGCTCAGCGCCGAGCTAACGCTTGAGTTGGGGATTTCAGTCATGATTGTCCTTCACACGAGAAAGGACAGCCTCTACGAAACTGCCGTGAAGGAGGGCATAGTGGTATGA
- a CDS encoding HEPN domain-containing protein — MNEEIRALIRRAEERLKASWELYSKGYYGFAISSAYYSMFYCARALLLSKGVNPKSHAGVHAQLGKEFVKTKVLPAKLYTAYSKALNMRHTADYDVFVEYTEEDARDVLKGAEEFLKFTKEYLGV; from the coding sequence ATGAACGAGGAAATCAGGGCACTCATCAGGAGGGCGGAGGAGAGGCTCAAAGCTTCCTGGGAGCTTTACTCCAAGGGCTACTACGGTTTCGCAATCTCAAGCGCGTACTACTCGATGTTCTACTGCGCCAGGGCGCTTCTGCTATCAAAGGGAGTCAATCCCAAGAGCCACGCAGGGGTTCATGCCCAGCTCGGAAAGGAGTTCGTGAAGACCAAGGTGCTTCCGGCTAAGCTCTACACAGCGTATTCAAAGGCCCTGAACATGAGGCACACGGCTGACTACGACGTTTTCGTCGAGTACACCGAGGAAGACGCCCGGGACGTTTTGAAAGGTGCTGAGGAGTTTTTGAAGTTCACGAAGGAGTATCTGGGGGTGTAA